From Streptomyces sp. TLI_105, the proteins below share one genomic window:
- a CDS encoding beta-glucanase: MAGRSWAYPDGGPTNPGDNKLDHLVEDPSYSRTGTFRATRRSDGFWDAGLLTTEGSAEGFQVRAGDVLEARVRLPEETGAWPAIWTWLDGGQEVDVFEYHPDNPDLLELSNRVRGRYLYFRDPAVRPGAWVDLRVEFGARSVVWWVNGARVFDDRRGVGRSWRAHLIVNLSVCAGRYHPAPDPDASEMSYEVAELRVYRR; this comes from the coding sequence GTGGCGGGCCGCTCGTGGGCCTATCCCGACGGCGGGCCGACGAACCCCGGCGACAACAAGCTCGATCATCTGGTGGAGGACCCCTCGTACAGCCGGACGGGGACGTTCCGGGCCACCCGCAGGAGCGACGGCTTCTGGGACGCCGGGTTGCTCACGACGGAGGGCAGCGCGGAGGGCTTCCAGGTGCGGGCGGGCGACGTCCTGGAGGCCCGGGTGCGCCTGCCCGAGGAGACGGGCGCCTGGCCGGCGATCTGGACCTGGCTCGACGGCGGCCAGGAGGTCGACGTCTTCGAGTACCACCCCGACAACCCGGACCTCCTGGAGCTGTCGAACCGGGTGCGGGGCCGGTACCTCTACTTCCGGGACCCGGCCGTCAGGCCCGGCGCGTGGGTGGACCTGCGGGTCGAGTTCGGGGCGCGATCCGTCGTGTGGTGGGTCAACGGCGCCCGCGTCTTCGACGACCGCCGGGGCGTGGGGCGCTCCTGGCGGGCCCATCTCATCGTGAACCTGTCGGTCTGCGCGGGCCGGTACCACCCGGCGCCCGACCCGGACGCGTCGGAGATGTCGTACGAGGTGGCGGAGTTGCGCGTGTACCGACGCTGA
- a CDS encoding iron-siderophore ABC transporter substrate-binding protein gives MPSVFTPLRRRVLVAGAAAVSLGLMVTGCGSGDEKDDAKDTSAEAPAGAFPVTIKSALGEAVIKEKPKRVVTLGQGSAETAIALGDVPVGIESYPWGSDKTGYLPWIHDAVTKSGAKLPTQFDGGEELDIEAITELEPDVILAPWSGITQKQYDLLKDIAPTVAYPDKAWSTDWDQQIEIVAKALGRPEKAKELTSKIDKQLADAAATRPNYKNVTFSYIYNTGPGTLGVFKPEEQRVAMVSKLGLKVDPVVNTFKETEGTDSALIGLENANKLAKSDIAFTFYTDEKSRKEIEAQPLYAAIPAVKKGALVHSNDQPFVTASSMINPLTVPYSIERYLPMIDKAVAKAGK, from the coding sequence ATGCCTTCTGTGTTCACCCCCCTCCGCCGCCGCGTTCTCGTGGCGGGCGCCGCCGCGGTCTCGCTCGGCCTCATGGTGACCGGGTGCGGCTCGGGCGACGAAAAGGACGACGCGAAGGACACGTCGGCCGAGGCTCCGGCGGGCGCGTTCCCCGTCACCATCAAGAGCGCGCTCGGCGAGGCCGTCATCAAGGAGAAGCCGAAGCGCGTCGTCACCCTCGGCCAGGGCTCGGCCGAGACGGCCATCGCCCTCGGCGACGTCCCCGTCGGCATCGAGAGCTACCCGTGGGGCAGCGACAAGACCGGCTACCTGCCCTGGATCCACGACGCGGTGACGAAGTCCGGCGCCAAGCTGCCCACGCAGTTCGACGGCGGCGAGGAGCTGGACATCGAGGCCATCACCGAGCTCGAGCCCGACGTCATCCTCGCCCCCTGGTCGGGCATCACGCAGAAGCAGTACGACCTCCTCAAGGACATCGCGCCGACCGTCGCCTACCCCGACAAGGCGTGGAGCACCGACTGGGACCAGCAGATCGAGATCGTCGCGAAGGCGCTCGGCCGGCCGGAGAAGGCCAAGGAGCTCACCTCCAAGATCGACAAGCAGCTCGCCGACGCCGCCGCCACGCGCCCGAACTACAAGAACGTCACGTTCTCGTACATCTACAACACCGGCCCCGGCACCCTCGGCGTCTTCAAGCCCGAGGAGCAGCGCGTCGCGATGGTCTCCAAGCTGGGCCTCAAGGTCGACCCGGTCGTGAACACCTTCAAGGAGACCGAGGGCACCGACTCCGCCCTCATCGGCCTGGAGAACGCCAACAAGCTCGCCAAGAGCGACATCGCCTTCACCTTCTACACGGACGAGAAGTCCCGCAAGGAGATCGAGGCGCAGCCGCTGTACGCGGCCATCCCCGCCGTCAAGAAGGGCGCCCTCGTCCACAGCAACGACCAGCCCTTCGTCACCGCCTCGTCGATGATCAACCCGCTGACGGTGCCGTACAGCATCGAGCGGTACCTCCCGATGATCGACAAGGCCGTCGCCAAGGCCGGGAAGTAG